The following are encoded together in the Mesoterricola sediminis genome:
- the fadA gene encoding acetyl-CoA C-acyltransferase FadA, which translates to MKEVVVVDAVRTPMGRSKGGAFRFVRAETLSAALIDALLRRNPKVDPAEVEDVIWGCVQQTLEQGFNIARFAALKTGLPHTVSAQTINRLCGSSMQALHAATMAIQTGNGEVFIVGGVEHMGHVPMTHGLDPDPALSKHAAKASGLMGLTAEVLARMHGINRAAQDAFALRSHQRAAEAQVQGRFKAELVPIEGHDEQGFPVTVDVDEVVRTDASLEALAALKPAFDPKHGTVTAGNSSAISDGAAALLVMSLDRARALGLEPLARVKAMATAGVDPAIMGYGPVPAVKKALGRAGMKLQDIELWELNEAFAAQSLPVLKDLQLRDHIDRKVNLNGGAIALGHPLGCSGARITATLLHQMKALGRRTGVATMCIGLGQGIATVFERD; encoded by the coding sequence ATGAAAGAAGTCGTCGTCGTCGATGCCGTCCGCACCCCCATGGGGCGCTCCAAGGGGGGCGCCTTCCGCTTCGTCCGGGCCGAGACCCTCTCCGCCGCCCTCATCGACGCCCTGCTCCGCCGCAATCCCAAGGTGGATCCGGCCGAGGTGGAGGACGTGATCTGGGGCTGCGTCCAGCAGACCCTGGAGCAGGGCTTCAACATCGCCCGGTTCGCGGCCCTCAAGACCGGCCTGCCCCATACGGTCAGCGCCCAGACCATCAACCGGCTCTGCGGCTCCTCCATGCAGGCCCTCCACGCGGCCACGATGGCCATCCAGACCGGCAACGGCGAGGTGTTCATCGTGGGCGGCGTCGAGCACATGGGCCACGTGCCCATGACCCACGGCCTGGATCCCGACCCCGCCCTGAGCAAGCACGCCGCCAAGGCCAGCGGCCTCATGGGCCTCACCGCCGAGGTCCTCGCGCGCATGCACGGCATCAACCGCGCCGCCCAGGACGCCTTCGCCCTCCGGAGCCACCAGCGGGCCGCCGAGGCCCAGGTCCAGGGGCGGTTCAAGGCCGAACTGGTGCCCATCGAGGGCCACGACGAGCAAGGCTTCCCCGTGACGGTGGACGTCGACGAGGTGGTGCGCACCGACGCGAGCCTGGAGGCCCTCGCCGCCCTCAAGCCCGCCTTCGACCCCAAGCACGGCACCGTGACGGCCGGGAACTCCTCCGCCATCTCCGACGGCGCCGCCGCCCTCCTCGTGATGTCCCTGGACCGCGCCCGGGCCCTGGGCCTGGAGCCCCTGGCCCGGGTCAAGGCCATGGCCACCGCGGGGGTGGACCCCGCCATCATGGGCTACGGACCCGTGCCCGCCGTGAAGAAGGCCCTGGGGCGCGCGGGGATGAAGCTGCAGGACATCGAACTGTGGGAGCTCAACGAGGCCTTCGCGGCCCAGTCCCTCCCCGTGCTCAAGGACCTGCAGCTCCGCGACCACATCGACCGCAAGGTCAACCTCAACGGCGGGGCCATCGCCCTGGGCCATCCCCTGGGCTGTTCCGGGGCGCGCATCACCGCCACCCTCCTCCACCAGATGAAGGCCCTGGGCCGCCGCACCGGCGTCGCCACCATGTGCATCGGCCTGGGCCAGGGCATCGCCACGGTCTTTGAGCGGGACTGA
- the fadB gene encoding fatty acid oxidation complex subunit alpha FadB yields MTFEGQSIQCAMLEGGIAELRFDLQGEPINKFNRATLDELREAVAAIKADPAVRGLLVTSGKDCFIVGADVTEFLTYFRNTEDQLAAWLLEVDALFNTVEDFPFPSVAAINGFALGGGLEFALAATYRVMASGTRIGVPETKLGIFPGWGGTVRLSRLTGADNAIEWIAGGEQHGPEAAFKVGAVDAVVEPARVREAALHLLREAMEGRRDWKARVEEKKAPLQLNPTEAMMAFEGAKAFVAGKAGPNYPSPVAAIEAMQKGATRRRDDALPIEAAAFARMAKTATARNLVSIFLGDAAVNRIAKKLAREGVHVRASAVLGAGIMGGGIAYQSASRGVRIVMKDIAEPALELGLSEAAKLLGKRIERGKLTPADMAATLGRIRPTLGYGDFGEVDLVVEAVVEKEEVKKAVLADVEGRVRPGTVLASNTSTISITRLAEGLQRPGDFCGMHFFNPVHKMPLVEVIRGALTSDAAVATTVGYALALGKTPVVVNDCPGFLVNRILFPYFAAFNLLVGEGVDFLRIDRLLEKFGWPMGPAYLLDVVGIDTARHAAAVMAKGFPDRMDDSGPSALKAMFEAGRFGQKNGKGFYRYVPDRKGTPKKEPDPEVAGLLRPVQAAAPAELSDADIVDRMMLPLIIESARCLEDGIVGTPTELDIALVYGLGFPPFRGGALRHADAVGLKALCERAEAFLSLGRLYEPTARMRELAQAGGTFHQEK; encoded by the coding sequence ATGACATTCGAAGGCCAATCCATCCAGTGCGCCATGCTCGAGGGCGGCATTGCAGAGCTGCGGTTCGACCTCCAGGGCGAGCCGATCAACAAGTTCAACCGCGCCACCCTCGACGAGCTGAGGGAGGCCGTGGCCGCCATCAAGGCCGACCCCGCCGTGCGCGGCCTCCTCGTCACCAGCGGCAAGGACTGCTTCATCGTCGGCGCCGACGTCACTGAATTCCTCACCTACTTCCGCAACACCGAGGACCAGCTCGCGGCCTGGCTCCTGGAGGTGGACGCCCTGTTCAACACGGTGGAGGACTTCCCCTTCCCGTCCGTCGCCGCCATCAACGGCTTCGCCCTCGGCGGCGGCCTGGAGTTCGCCCTCGCCGCCACCTACCGGGTGATGGCCTCCGGCACGCGGATCGGCGTGCCCGAGACGAAGCTCGGCATCTTCCCCGGCTGGGGCGGGACGGTCCGCCTCTCCCGCCTGACCGGCGCCGACAACGCCATCGAATGGATCGCCGGCGGCGAGCAGCACGGGCCCGAGGCGGCCTTCAAGGTGGGCGCCGTGGACGCGGTGGTGGAGCCCGCCCGCGTCCGGGAGGCCGCCCTCCACCTCCTGCGCGAGGCCATGGAGGGCCGCCGGGACTGGAAGGCCCGGGTGGAGGAGAAGAAGGCCCCCCTGCAGCTCAATCCCACCGAGGCCATGATGGCCTTCGAGGGCGCCAAGGCCTTCGTCGCCGGCAAGGCCGGCCCCAACTACCCCTCGCCCGTGGCCGCCATCGAGGCCATGCAGAAGGGGGCCACCCGCAGGCGCGACGACGCCCTGCCCATCGAGGCCGCGGCCTTCGCCCGCATGGCCAAGACCGCCACGGCCCGCAACCTCGTCTCCATCTTCCTGGGCGACGCCGCCGTGAACCGCATCGCCAAGAAGCTCGCCCGCGAGGGCGTCCACGTGCGCGCCTCGGCCGTGCTGGGCGCCGGCATCATGGGGGGCGGCATCGCGTACCAGTCCGCCAGCCGAGGGGTGCGCATCGTCATGAAGGACATCGCGGAACCCGCCCTGGAGCTGGGCCTCTCCGAGGCCGCCAAGCTTCTCGGGAAGCGCATCGAGCGCGGCAAGCTGACGCCCGCCGACATGGCCGCGACCCTCGGGCGCATCCGGCCGACGCTGGGCTACGGCGACTTCGGGGAGGTGGACCTGGTCGTGGAGGCCGTGGTCGAGAAGGAGGAGGTGAAGAAGGCCGTCCTCGCGGACGTGGAGGGCCGGGTCCGGCCGGGCACGGTGCTCGCCAGCAACACCTCCACCATCTCCATCACCCGCCTCGCGGAGGGCCTCCAGCGGCCCGGCGACTTCTGCGGCATGCACTTCTTCAACCCCGTCCACAAGATGCCCCTCGTGGAGGTGATCCGCGGCGCGCTCACCTCGGACGCCGCCGTGGCCACCACCGTGGGCTACGCCCTGGCCCTGGGCAAGACCCCGGTGGTCGTCAACGACTGCCCCGGCTTCCTGGTGAACCGGATCCTCTTCCCCTACTTCGCCGCCTTCAACCTGCTCGTCGGCGAGGGGGTGGATTTCCTCCGCATCGACCGGCTCCTGGAGAAGTTCGGCTGGCCCATGGGCCCGGCCTACCTCCTGGACGTGGTTGGCATCGACACGGCGCGCCACGCCGCGGCCGTGATGGCGAAGGGCTTCCCGGACCGCATGGACGATTCGGGCCCCTCCGCCCTCAAGGCCATGTTCGAGGCCGGCCGGTTCGGCCAGAAGAACGGGAAGGGCTTCTATCGGTACGTGCCCGACCGCAAGGGGACCCCCAAGAAGGAACCGGACCCGGAGGTGGCCGGCCTGCTGCGGCCGGTCCAGGCCGCGGCCCCGGCCGAGCTTTCCGACGCGGACATCGTGGACCGCATGATGCTCCCCCTGATCATCGAGAGCGCCCGGTGCCTGGAGGACGGCATCGTCGGCACCCCCACCGAGCTCGACATCGCCCTCGTCTACGGCCTGGGCTTCCCCCCCTTCCGGGGCGGGGCCCTGCGCCACGCCGACGCCGTCGGCCTGAAGGCCCTCTGCGAGCGGGCCGAGGCCTTCCTGTCCCTGGGCCGGCTCTACGAGCCCACGGCCCGCATGCGCGAACTCGCCCAGGCGGGCGGCACCTTCCACCAGGAGAAGTGA
- a CDS encoding AMP-dependent synthetase/ligase: protein MKSIAELFYKALERDLPDALAAKSGGTYVLYSHREVQARVERLVLALERRGLAAGDRIAILSENRPEWAMADYACAILGIVTAPVYPTLNPVSTEYILRHSGARVVFCSTAAQLAKVAEVWHRLPLLEAAVLMEGVPEPFPGRAVLAWEELQAEGAAREADRPRVRALAAERDPGQLLTLIYTSGTTGEPKGAMLTHGNLVSNILAALEVLQIGPGRRCLSFLPLSHIFERMGGHYTMFHCGVSIYYVDNLENLPAAFLEVRPQVLMAVPRVYEKVYARIRETVSASSPVRRRIFALALEAGRRMAAHRYRGSRPGPVLALLYGLADRIVFAKVRERLGGRLELSASGGAPLAPQVMEFFWAAGVPIFEGYGLSETAPILTLTRRNEVRPGYVGRPLLETWRGAPFLKLAEDGEILCQGPNVTMGYWDDPFATSQAFDADGYFRTGDIGTLDELGRLRITDRKKELLVTSGGKNVAPQPLERRLAMDKYIAQAVVVGDRRNFLAAVVVANMANLRRWAEKAGIPYASDAELAARPEAVAKVMARIERINEGLSKYERIRRIVLTHEEMTLESGLLTPSLKVKRKAVMERYGERIEALYEGSS, encoded by the coding sequence ATGAAATCAATCGCGGAGCTGTTCTACAAAGCCCTCGAACGGGATCTGCCTGACGCCCTGGCCGCCAAATCAGGCGGCACGTATGTCCTCTATTCGCACCGGGAGGTGCAGGCGCGGGTGGAGCGCCTCGTCCTCGCGCTGGAGCGCCGGGGCCTGGCGGCGGGGGACCGGATCGCGATCCTCTCGGAGAACCGCCCCGAGTGGGCCATGGCGGACTATGCCTGCGCGATCCTGGGCATCGTCACGGCCCCGGTGTACCCGACCCTCAATCCGGTCTCGACCGAATACATCCTCCGCCACAGCGGCGCGCGCGTGGTGTTCTGCTCCACGGCGGCCCAGCTCGCCAAGGTCGCCGAGGTGTGGCACCGCCTCCCCCTCCTCGAGGCCGCCGTGCTCATGGAGGGCGTCCCCGAGCCGTTCCCCGGCCGCGCCGTCCTGGCGTGGGAGGAACTGCAGGCGGAAGGCGCGGCCCGGGAGGCGGACCGGCCCCGAGTGCGGGCCCTGGCCGCGGAGCGGGACCCCGGCCAGCTCCTGACCCTCATCTACACCTCCGGCACGACGGGGGAGCCCAAGGGCGCCATGCTCACCCACGGCAACCTGGTCTCCAACATCCTGGCGGCGCTGGAGGTGCTCCAGATCGGCCCCGGCCGGCGCTGCCTCAGCTTCCTGCCCCTCTCGCACATCTTCGAGCGCATGGGCGGGCACTACACCATGTTCCACTGCGGCGTCTCCATCTACTACGTGGACAACCTGGAGAACCTCCCGGCCGCGTTCCTGGAGGTGCGTCCCCAGGTGCTGATGGCCGTCCCCCGGGTCTACGAGAAGGTGTACGCGCGCATCCGCGAGACGGTGTCGGCCTCCAGCCCCGTCCGCCGCCGGATCTTCGCGCTGGCCCTGGAGGCGGGCCGGCGCATGGCGGCCCACCGGTACCGCGGCTCGCGGCCGGGACCCGTCCTGGCCCTCCTCTACGGGCTCGCGGACCGCATCGTGTTCGCCAAGGTGCGGGAGCGCCTCGGCGGGCGCCTGGAGCTCTCCGCCTCCGGCGGCGCCCCCCTCGCGCCCCAGGTCATGGAGTTCTTCTGGGCCGCCGGGGTCCCCATCTTCGAGGGCTACGGGCTGTCCGAGACGGCCCCCATCCTGACCCTCACGCGGCGGAACGAGGTGAGGCCCGGCTACGTCGGCAGGCCCCTCCTGGAGACCTGGCGCGGGGCGCCCTTCCTCAAGCTGGCCGAGGACGGCGAGATCCTCTGCCAGGGCCCGAACGTGACGATGGGCTACTGGGACGACCCCTTCGCCACGAGCCAGGCCTTCGACGCCGACGGCTACTTCCGCACCGGCGACATCGGCACCCTGGACGAGCTGGGGCGCCTCCGCATCACCGACCGCAAGAAGGAGCTCCTCGTCACCTCCGGCGGCAAGAACGTCGCCCCCCAGCCCCTGGAGCGCCGGCTGGCCATGGACAAGTACATCGCCCAGGCCGTGGTGGTCGGCGACCGGCGGAACTTCCTCGCCGCTGTCGTCGTCGCCAACATGGCCAACCTGAGGCGCTGGGCCGAGAAGGCCGGGATCCCCTACGCCTCCGACGCGGAACTCGCCGCGCGCCCGGAGGCCGTGGCCAAGGTCATGGCCCGCATCGAGCGCATCAACGAGGGCCTCTCCAAGTACGAGCGCATCCGCCGCATCGTCCTCACCCACGAGGAGATGACCCTGGAATCCGGGCTCCTCACGCCCTCCCTCAAGGTCAAGCGCAAGGCGGTGATGGAGCGGTACGGGGAGCGCATCGAGGCCCTGTACGAAGGCTCCAGCTAG
- a CDS encoding GxxExxY protein — translation MGRHWGEVDGEEHPHKEITQAIIGEAIEIQKALGHGLLEDPYKVCLAHSLRLAGHKVKREVFLDIGASEILRASAFQ, via the coding sequence ATGGGAAGGCATTGGGGAGAGGTCGACGGGGAGGAACATCCGCACAAGGAGATCACCCAGGCCATCATCGGGGAGGCCATCGAGATCCAGAAGGCTCTGGGGCACGGACTCCTGGAAGATCCCTACAAGGTCTGTCTGGCGCACTCCCTGAGACTGGCCGGCCATAAGGTGAAGCGGGAGGTTTTCCTGGATATCGGAGCCAGCGAGATCCTCCGCGCCTCCGCGTTCCAATAG
- a CDS encoding (Fe-S)-binding protein has product MTPPFSPATATLGGLPLWPLFVLIPLAGIATFAWTLRRRLEPLFRAAPDPRLDKVPARILLVLRLWLAQGRHPRYLLAGVLHIVLFAGFLVLGARSLQMVFLGFVEGFSLPGLGPAYAVAKDAAAAATLAAVLILAVRRAAFMPARYKVPPGQGKDHTPEALLILGLITTLLVSEGLFEGSLLAATGGWALPLTLPWAASHLLAGASRETLAGLHTAAYAVHDLAFFGFLCLLPLGKHFHVITSLFNVFFMRTAAGNVKPVRHGVPDDRLDEVPSFGVKKLEDFTWKHLLDFYSCADCGRCTDRCPANAVGRPLSPRFISIKGRDLAFAQYPVLGGNAPSVPLIGGIYSEAEIWSCTTCGACEEECPLGIEYIDKIVDLRRGMVDEGMVPQSLQKPLSALEKRGNPWGKLEKKRGEWTAGAGIEVKSAERGETAPMLYFVDSMTSYDDRSQRIAQASARILSRAGADFAILGKEERDSGHDVRRFGEETLFQSLRDMNLEAIAASGATEIVVNDPHALNALRNDYPGVPPVRHISELIAEGVKRGKLKPRPLEGPQRTYTLHDPCYLGRHNGVYDAPREALDAIPGLRRVEMEGNCRDRSFCCGGGGLTLFQEHEEEQRMGVKRVEMARAAGADVIVTACPYCLTNIEDAIKVSGLEGRMEAVDLAELVDGQLD; this is encoded by the coding sequence ATGACCCCGCCCTTCTCGCCCGCGACGGCCACCCTGGGGGGCCTCCCCCTGTGGCCCCTCTTCGTCCTCATCCCCCTCGCCGGGATCGCCACCTTCGCGTGGACCCTCCGGCGGCGCCTGGAACCCCTGTTCCGGGCCGCCCCGGACCCGCGCCTGGACAAGGTCCCCGCCCGGATCCTGCTCGTGCTCCGGCTCTGGCTGGCCCAGGGGCGCCACCCCCGGTACCTCCTGGCCGGGGTGCTCCACATCGTCCTCTTCGCCGGCTTCCTCGTGCTGGGGGCGCGCTCCCTGCAGATGGTCTTCCTCGGCTTCGTCGAGGGCTTCTCCCTGCCGGGCCTCGGCCCGGCCTACGCCGTGGCTAAGGACGCGGCGGCGGCGGCCACCCTGGCGGCGGTGCTGATCCTGGCGGTGCGCCGGGCGGCCTTCATGCCGGCCCGGTACAAGGTGCCCCCCGGCCAGGGGAAGGACCACACCCCCGAGGCCCTGCTGATCCTGGGCCTGATCACCACCCTGCTCGTCAGCGAAGGGCTCTTCGAGGGCAGCCTCCTGGCCGCCACGGGGGGCTGGGCCCTGCCCCTCACCCTGCCCTGGGCCGCGTCCCACCTGCTCGCCGGGGCCTCCCGGGAGACCCTGGCGGGGCTCCACACGGCGGCCTACGCGGTCCACGACCTGGCCTTCTTCGGCTTCCTCTGCCTGCTGCCCCTGGGCAAGCACTTCCACGTGATCACGTCCCTCTTCAACGTCTTCTTCATGCGGACGGCGGCGGGGAACGTGAAGCCGGTGCGCCACGGGGTTCCGGACGACCGCCTGGACGAGGTCCCCTCCTTCGGCGTCAAGAAGCTGGAGGACTTCACCTGGAAGCACCTGCTGGACTTCTACAGCTGCGCGGACTGCGGGCGCTGCACCGATCGCTGCCCCGCCAACGCCGTGGGCCGGCCCCTGTCGCCCCGCTTCATCAGCATCAAGGGCCGGGACCTGGCCTTCGCCCAGTACCCGGTGCTGGGGGGGAACGCGCCGTCGGTCCCGCTCATCGGGGGCATCTACTCGGAGGCCGAGATCTGGTCCTGCACCACGTGCGGCGCCTGCGAGGAGGAGTGCCCGCTGGGCATCGAGTACATCGACAAGATCGTGGACCTGCGCCGCGGGATGGTGGACGAGGGCATGGTCCCCCAGTCCCTGCAGAAGCCGCTCTCGGCCCTGGAGAAGCGCGGCAACCCCTGGGGCAAGCTCGAGAAGAAGCGGGGCGAGTGGACTGCGGGGGCCGGCATCGAGGTGAAGTCCGCCGAACGGGGCGAGACGGCCCCGATGCTCTATTTCGTGGACAGCATGACCTCGTACGACGACCGGAGCCAGCGCATCGCCCAGGCCTCGGCGCGGATCCTCAGCCGCGCGGGGGCCGACTTCGCCATCCTCGGCAAGGAGGAGCGCGACAGCGGCCACGACGTCCGCCGCTTCGGGGAGGAGACCCTCTTCCAGAGCCTGCGCGACATGAACCTCGAGGCCATCGCGGCCTCCGGGGCCACGGAGATCGTGGTGAACGACCCCCACGCCCTCAACGCCCTGCGCAACGACTATCCCGGCGTGCCTCCCGTGCGCCACATCAGCGAGCTCATCGCGGAAGGCGTGAAGCGGGGGAAGCTGAAGCCCAGGCCCCTGGAGGGCCCCCAGCGCACCTACACCCTCCACGACCCCTGCTACCTGGGCCGCCACAACGGGGTGTACGACGCGCCCCGGGAGGCCCTCGACGCCATCCCCGGCCTCCGCAGGGTCGAGATGGAGGGCAACTGCCGGGACCGCTCCTTCTGCTGCGGAGGCGGCGGGCTCACGCTCTTCCAGGAGCACGAGGAGGAGCAGCGCATGGGCGTGAAGCGGGTGGAGATGGCCCGGGCCGCTGGCGCGGACGTGATCGTCACCGCCTGCCCCTACTGCCTCACGAACATCGAGGACGCGATCAAGGTGTCCGGCCTCGAGGGCCGGATGGAGGCCGTCGACCTGGCCGAACTCGTCGACGGGCAGCTGGACTGA
- a CDS encoding acyl-CoA dehydrogenase, giving the protein MAQILADRRDIDFVLHEQLKVETLASHEKFADFNRKAVDLIVTEARNLAVKEVLPTQTDGDRIGARFDAGAVRVPESFHKAWKALREGEWLAMTEAPEWGGQGMPRTVATAASDYLMGASFAFLMHAGLTHGAGKLVETFGDDRQKRLFLKKLYTGEWTGTMLLTEPEAGSDVGALTTTAVPQPDGTYAITGNKIFISGGEHDLTPNIVHPVLARIEGAPAGTAGISLFLVPKIRVNDDGSLGEPNDVVCTGIEEKMGIHGNATCSIALGGKGGCRGTLLGEANKGMRAMFQMMNDARLMVGHQGLSCASPAYLYAVNYARTRHQGRHLSRLLDKSAPAVPIIQHPDVRRMLSTMKLHVEAMRSLVYLISNYHDRIAVSADAEEKDRLHGMIDFLIPIAKAYVTDRSFEVCSLGVQVYGGYGYVREYPMEQLLRDCRITAIYEGTNGIQAMDLLGRKLGQNGGKPIMDLGEEIRAAISEAAGVDRTAPFAEALEPALVKLEEVARHMGMTAMYGDLLTASAHAYPFMEACGDVVTGWMLLWRARVAAQALAAGARERDAAFYEGQVRSCEFWTRMLLPQALGRMEAVLSGCTAALDMPEDGFGGK; this is encoded by the coding sequence ATGGCCCAGATCCTGGCCGACCGCAGGGACATCGACTTCGTTCTCCATGAGCAATTGAAAGTGGAGACCCTCGCCAGCCATGAGAAGTTCGCGGACTTCAATCGCAAGGCCGTGGACCTCATCGTGACGGAGGCCCGCAACCTCGCGGTGAAGGAGGTGCTCCCCACCCAGACGGACGGCGATCGCATCGGGGCCCGCTTCGACGCGGGCGCCGTGCGGGTGCCGGAATCCTTCCACAAGGCCTGGAAGGCCCTCCGCGAAGGGGAGTGGCTCGCCATGACCGAGGCGCCCGAGTGGGGCGGCCAGGGCATGCCCCGCACGGTGGCGACGGCCGCCTCGGATTACCTCATGGGCGCCAGCTTCGCGTTCCTCATGCACGCGGGGCTCACCCACGGCGCCGGCAAGCTGGTGGAGACCTTCGGCGACGACCGCCAGAAGCGCCTCTTCCTGAAGAAGCTCTACACGGGCGAATGGACCGGGACGATGCTCCTCACCGAGCCCGAGGCCGGTTCCGACGTGGGCGCCCTGACCACCACCGCCGTCCCCCAGCCCGACGGAACCTACGCCATCACGGGCAACAAGATCTTCATTTCCGGCGGCGAGCACGACCTCACGCCCAACATCGTCCACCCGGTGCTGGCGCGCATCGAGGGCGCCCCCGCGGGAACCGCCGGCATCTCCCTCTTCCTCGTCCCCAAGATCCGCGTCAACGACGACGGCTCCCTCGGCGAGCCCAACGACGTGGTCTGCACGGGCATCGAGGAGAAGATGGGCATCCACGGCAACGCCACGTGCTCCATCGCCCTGGGCGGCAAGGGCGGCTGCCGCGGGACCCTGCTCGGCGAGGCCAACAAGGGCATGCGCGCCATGTTCCAGATGATGAACGACGCGCGGCTGATGGTGGGCCACCAGGGCCTCTCCTGCGCGAGCCCCGCCTACCTCTACGCGGTCAACTACGCCCGCACCCGCCACCAGGGGCGCCACCTGTCCCGCCTGCTGGACAAGAGCGCGCCGGCCGTACCCATCATCCAGCACCCCGACGTGCGCCGGATGCTCTCGACGATGAAGCTCCACGTGGAGGCCATGCGGAGCCTGGTCTACCTCATCTCCAACTACCACGACCGCATCGCGGTGTCGGCCGACGCCGAGGAGAAGGACCGCCTCCACGGCATGATCGACTTCCTCATCCCCATCGCGAAGGCCTACGTCACCGACCGCTCCTTCGAGGTCTGCAGCCTGGGCGTCCAGGTCTACGGGGGCTACGGCTACGTCCGGGAGTACCCCATGGAGCAGCTGCTCCGGGACTGCCGCATCACGGCCATCTACGAGGGCACCAACGGCATCCAGGCCATGGACCTGCTCGGCCGCAAGCTGGGCCAGAACGGGGGCAAGCCCATCATGGACCTTGGCGAGGAGATCCGTGCGGCCATCTCCGAGGCCGCGGGGGTGGACCGCACGGCCCCCTTCGCGGAGGCGCTGGAACCGGCCCTGGTCAAGCTCGAGGAAGTGGCGCGGCACATGGGCATGACGGCGATGTACGGCGACCTGCTGACCGCCTCCGCCCACGCCTATCCCTTCATGGAGGCCTGCGGCGACGTGGTCACCGGCTGGATGCTGCTGTGGCGGGCCCGGGTCGCCGCCCAGGCCCTGGCCGCCGGCGCCCGGGAGCGCGACGCCGCCTTCTACGAAGGCCAGGTCCGCTCCTGCGAGTTCTGGACCCGCATGCTGCTGCCCCAGGCCCTCGGGAGGATGGAGGCCGTGCTCTCGGGCTGCACCGCGGCCCTGGACATGCCCGAGGACGGGTTCGGCGGCAAGTGA